A genomic segment from Gilvibacter sp. SZ-19 encodes:
- a CDS encoding deoxynucleoside kinase, with the protein MHVAIAGNIGSGKTTLTKLLAKHYKWQPHFEDVEDNPYLDDFYNQMERWSFNLQIYFLNSRFRQIVDIRESGKDYIQDRTIYEDAYIFAPNLHAMGLMTNRDYENYRSLFDLMESVTEAPDLLIYLRSSIPNLVSQIHKRGREYENSISIDYLSRLNERYEAWIHDYDKSNLLIFDVDTLNFVDEPEDLGNVISRIDAELHGLF; encoded by the coding sequence ATGCATGTTGCGATAGCCGGAAACATAGGCTCAGGAAAGACTACGCTCACCAAATTATTGGCCAAACACTACAAATGGCAACCCCATTTCGAAGATGTGGAAGACAACCCATATCTGGACGATTTTTACAACCAGATGGAGCGCTGGTCATTCAACCTGCAGATCTACTTTTTAAACAGTCGATTCAGACAGATAGTTGACATACGAGAAAGTGGTAAGGATTATATACAGGATCGCACCATTTATGAGGATGCCTACATATTTGCGCCGAACTTGCACGCCATGGGGTTGATGACCAATCGCGACTACGAGAACTACCGTTCACTCTTTGACCTGATGGAAAGTGTGACCGAAGCGCCAGACCTTTTGATCTATTTGCGAAGCTCGATTCCGAACTTGGTGAGTCAGATCCACAAGCGTGGTCGTGAGTATGAAAATTCTATCAGTATAGATTACCTAAGCAGACTCAACGAACGTTATGAAGCTTGGATACACGACTACGACAAGAGCAACCTACTGATCTTTGACGTAGATACTTTAAACTTTGTAGATGAGCCAGAAGACCTTGGAAATGTGATCAGTCGCATTGACGCGGAACTTCACGGATTATTCTAA
- a CDS encoding response regulator transcription factor, protein MNKAIHILLAEDEPALGQIIKESLETREFKVTLCTNGEEALKAYATEKPELLVLDVMMPVKDGFTLAKEIRAEDAQTPIIFLTAKSQTEDVVNGFNLGGNDYLKKPFSMEELIVRIKNALKQNDAPSKNTNFTLGDFNFNANRQELQYKDKAPVKLTHRESELLFHLCANKNQLLDRSFILKKLWGSDDFFNARSMDVFISNLRKKLKADSSLQIVNVRGFGYKLICD, encoded by the coding sequence ATGAATAAAGCGATTCACATCTTACTAGCAGAAGACGAACCGGCTCTGGGACAGATCATAAAAGAGAGCCTGGAAACCCGAGAGTTCAAGGTAACCCTCTGCACTAATGGCGAAGAAGCCTTAAAGGCTTATGCAACTGAAAAACCGGAACTATTGGTTTTAGATGTAATGATGCCCGTAAAAGATGGCTTTACCTTGGCCAAGGAGATCCGAGCAGAAGACGCGCAAACACCCATAATCTTTCTAACGGCGAAATCACAGACCGAAGATGTGGTCAACGGTTTCAACTTGGGTGGCAACGACTATTTGAAAAAGCCCTTTTCTATGGAAGAGCTGATAGTTCGAATTAAAAACGCGCTAAAACAAAACGATGCGCCGAGCAAGAACACCAATTTCACTTTGGGTGATTTTAACTTCAATGCCAACCGACAAGAGTTGCAGTATAAAGACAAGGCTCCGGTAAAACTCACCCACCGAGAAAGTGAATTGTTGTTTCACCTCTGTGCCAACAAGAATCAACTGCTGGATCGCTCGTTCATTCTTAAAAAACTTTGGGGCAGCGACGACTTTTTCAACGCCCGCTCTATGGATGTGTTCATCTCAAATTTACGCAAGAAATTAAAGGCCGATTCCTCCCTGCAAATCGTCAATGTGCGCGGCTTCGGATACAAGCTGATTTGCGATTAG
- a CDS encoding sensor histidine kinase KdpD, with the protein MKPTKYKGILYFIIAAITLTLCLQAYWFYRSFKAEQKELISDVQVSLNKAVDDYFTQLAQKQSMLFASDTLTVSIDNPSFNFPDRWEFIDSISGGTIQHFELTDSLNGSSFTAVSIIDSVANERPRLKIRDTLRSFFSRLGRRPFELLTNKIVISFAEDQMSLSVLDSLFHEELHQRELWIDYGLEYQAPWAEKQQFGKLSSSDATQTLKAKSNFLLADATLDLYFKNTTPLILHRNGVSLGLSLIFVACIIGCLLYLLKIIRQQKQLAEIKNDLISNITHEFKTPLATIGVALEGIQKFNADNDPEKSKKYAAMSQEQVKKLSGMVEKLLETATLDSNALVLNKEEIDLVALCKRLAVLPEAYVGSTKRISLNAAPESLAVNVDPFHLENVINTLIDNALKYGGDTISLNITSDASAATIAVHDNGNGLSKAQSQRIFEKFYRVPKGDTHDIKGFGIGLYYAKNIIEKHGGQISVSTKDGTTFTLSIPHE; encoded by the coding sequence ATGAAGCCGACAAAATACAAAGGCATACTCTATTTTATCATCGCGGCAATCACACTTACGCTTTGCCTGCAAGCCTATTGGTTCTATCGCAGTTTTAAGGCGGAGCAAAAAGAATTGATCTCTGACGTACAGGTCAGTCTCAATAAAGCAGTCGACGATTATTTTACCCAACTAGCTCAGAAGCAGAGCATGCTCTTTGCAAGTGATACCTTGACGGTAAGCATAGACAACCCTTCTTTTAACTTTCCAGACCGATGGGAGTTTATAGACAGTATCTCTGGAGGTACTATTCAACATTTTGAGCTCACCGATTCTTTAAACGGATCGAGTTTTACTGCGGTCAGTATTATAGACTCCGTAGCCAATGAGCGCCCTCGACTTAAAATAAGAGACACCCTACGCAGCTTCTTTAGCCGTTTGGGTAGACGCCCCTTTGAACTTCTGACCAACAAAATTGTGATCTCTTTTGCTGAGGATCAAATGTCGCTATCAGTCTTAGATTCATTATTTCACGAAGAGCTTCACCAGCGCGAACTTTGGATAGACTACGGCTTGGAATATCAAGCCCCATGGGCAGAGAAACAGCAGTTCGGAAAACTTTCATCTAGCGATGCAACGCAAACCCTAAAGGCCAAGTCAAATTTCTTATTGGCAGATGCAACCTTAGATCTGTATTTCAAGAATACCACGCCACTTATTTTACATCGCAATGGGGTGAGTTTAGGACTCTCGCTCATATTTGTGGCCTGTATAATAGGTTGTCTCCTTTATTTGCTCAAGATAATTCGCCAGCAGAAGCAATTGGCAGAGATCAAGAACGATCTGATCTCCAACATTACCCATGAGTTCAAAACACCATTGGCAACCATTGGTGTTGCCTTAGAAGGAATTCAGAAGTTCAATGCAGACAACGACCCCGAGAAAAGTAAAAAGTATGCGGCCATGTCTCAAGAACAGGTCAAAAAGCTGTCTGGCATGGTAGAGAAACTCTTAGAGACTGCCACCTTAGACAGCAACGCCCTTGTTTTGAATAAAGAAGAAATTGACTTGGTTGCACTTTGTAAACGCTTAGCAGTTTTGCCTGAGGCCTATGTTGGCAGCACTAAGCGTATCAGCCTTAATGCAGCACCAGAAAGCTTAGCCGTTAATGTTGATCCCTTCCATTTAGAGAATGTGATCAATACCCTTATTGATAATGCGCTCAAATACGGGGGAGATACGATTAGCTTGAATATTACTTCGGATGCCTCCGCAGCAACAATAGCTGTCCACGACAACGGAAATGGGCTGAGCAAAGCCCAGAGTCAGCGCATTTTTGAAAAATTCTATCGCGTACCTAAAGGCGACACCCACGACATTAAAGGTTTTGGCATTGGCTTGTATTACGCTAAGAATATCATAGAAAAACACGGTGGACAAATTAGTGTATCCACTAAAGACGGAACCACTTTTACCCTATCTATCCCTCATGAATAA